One segment of Halalkalicoccus tibetensis DNA contains the following:
- the ncsA gene encoding tRNA 2-thiolation protein NcsA — translation MECTKCDREAVMHAAYSGAHLCEAHFLESVDRRVRKRVREDSLLSDGATPEEPETWVIGLSGGKDSVVLTQILHETFAKDPRVEIVGLTIHEGIEGYRDESLEACEELAEEIGIRHEVVTYEDEFGVRMDDVVEDDPENMAACAYCGVFRRDVLSRYAEELGADKLLTGHNLDDEAQTALMNFLEGDVAQIAKHFDASLGGFEEREERSSSNGSGRSPRTRTEGDEFVPRAKPLRDVPEKEVALYAHLADLPAHITECPHSSEAYRGEIQRLLYDLEENHPGTRHSIMAGYEELGGIVSEELDERSADLRECERCGSTTTREVCRKCSLLEAIEAV, via the coding sequence ATGGAGTGTACGAAGTGCGACCGCGAGGCGGTCATGCACGCGGCGTACTCCGGGGCCCACCTCTGTGAGGCCCACTTCCTCGAGTCGGTCGACCGCCGGGTGCGAAAGCGGGTCCGCGAGGACTCGCTGCTCTCGGACGGCGCGACCCCCGAGGAGCCCGAGACCTGGGTGATCGGCCTCTCGGGGGGGAAGGACAGCGTCGTGCTGACCCAGATCCTCCACGAGACGTTCGCGAAGGACCCCCGCGTCGAGATCGTCGGCCTGACGATCCACGAGGGGATCGAGGGCTACCGCGACGAGAGCCTGGAAGCCTGCGAGGAGCTCGCCGAGGAGATCGGGATCCGCCACGAGGTCGTTACCTACGAGGACGAGTTCGGCGTTCGGATGGACGACGTCGTCGAGGACGACCCCGAGAACATGGCCGCCTGCGCCTACTGCGGCGTGTTCCGCCGGGACGTCCTCTCACGATACGCCGAGGAGCTGGGCGCCGACAAGCTACTGACGGGCCATAACCTCGACGACGAGGCCCAGACCGCCCTGATGAACTTCCTCGAGGGCGACGTCGCCCAGATCGCGAAGCACTTCGACGCCTCGCTGGGCGGGTTCGAGGAGCGCGAGGAACGGAGTTCCTCGAACGGGAGCGGGCGGAGTCCGCGAACACGGACTGAGGGCGACGAGTTCGTCCCGCGCGCGAAGCCCTTGCGAGACGTCCCCGAGAAGGAGGTCGCGCTGTACGCCCACCTCGCCGACCTGCCGGCCCACATCACCGAGTGCCCGCATTCGAGCGAGGCGTATCGCGGCGAGATCCAGCGCCTGCTCTACGATCTCGAGGAGAACCACCCGGGAACGCGCCACTCGATCATGGCCGGCTACGAGGAGTTAGGAGGAATCGTCTCGGAGGAGCTCGACGAGCGGAGCGCCGATCTGCGGGAGTGCGAGCGGTGTGGCTCGACCACCACGAGGGAGGTCTGTCGGAAGTGCTCGCTTCTGGAAGCGATCGAGGCGGTGTAG
- a CDS encoding aldo/keto reductase, with the protein MRQRPLGRTGWTVSEIGLGTWQVGSDWGDVSDEEGKRAIRAALDAGVDFIDTADVYGDGRSERHIAAVLEEREEEPVVATKAGRRLSPHEVEGYTEESLRTFVDRSRENLATETIDLLQLHCPPTEAYYRPEVFDALEGLVSEGRIEEYGVSVETVEEGLKAIEYPGVQTVQMIFNPFRQRPAELFFREAKRRDVGVIVRVPLASGLLTGAIDADDEFPEDDHRNYNREGEAFDRGETFAGVPLEAGVAAVEELRPIVPEDATMAQFALRWILSFDAVSTVIPGSTNPEHIEQNVAAADLPAPDDAQHRAVRDVYDRHVAPAVHHRW; encoded by the coding sequence ATGCGACAGCGCCCGCTCGGACGCACCGGCTGGACCGTCTCGGAGATCGGCCTCGGAACCTGGCAGGTCGGCTCGGATTGGGGCGACGTCTCCGACGAGGAGGGAAAACGGGCGATCCGCGCCGCGCTCGACGCCGGCGTCGACTTCATCGACACGGCCGACGTCTACGGCGACGGCCGCAGCGAGCGCCACATCGCGGCCGTCCTCGAGGAGCGTGAGGAGGAGCCGGTCGTCGCCACCAAGGCCGGCCGCCGGCTCTCGCCCCACGAGGTCGAGGGCTACACCGAGGAAAGCCTGAGAACCTTCGTCGACCGGAGCCGGGAGAATCTCGCGACCGAGACGATCGACCTGCTTCAACTGCACTGCCCGCCCACGGAGGCCTACTACCGACCCGAAGTCTTCGACGCGCTCGAGGGCCTCGTCTCGGAGGGCCGGATCGAGGAGTACGGCGTCAGCGTCGAGACGGTCGAGGAGGGACTGAAGGCCATCGAGTATCCCGGCGTGCAGACGGTGCAGATGATCTTCAACCCGTTCCGCCAGCGCCCCGCGGAGCTGTTCTTCCGCGAGGCCAAACGCCGCGACGTCGGCGTGATCGTGCGCGTGCCACTGGCCTCGGGCCTGCTGACGGGAGCCATCGACGCCGATGACGAGTTCCCGGAGGACGACCACCGAAACTACAACCGCGAGGGCGAGGCGTTCGACCGCGGCGAGACGTTCGCGGGCGTCCCCCTCGAGGCGGGCGTCGCGGCCGTCGAGGAGCTCCGCCCGATCGTCCCCGAGGACGCGACGATGGCGCAGTTCGCGCTGCGCTGGATCCTGAGCTTCGACGCCGTCAGCACGGTGATCCCCGGCTCGACGAACCCCGAGCACATCGAACAGAACGTCGCGGCCGCCGACCTCCCGGCGCCGGACGACGCACAGCACCGGGCAGTGCGGGACGTCTACGACCGCCACGTCGCGCCGGCGGTCCACCACCGCTGGTAG
- the sppA gene encoding signal peptide peptidase SppA, whose amino-acid sequence MNASGIGRLAVSVLGAVLAAAVGYVLFFELPTTGVELVGVLLVIATGLLGLRIAGRIGEDAFSTYNVAQVAVEGPISRDGGGGRFPSGPQTTPTDDVVEQIEAADEDDSVEGLLVKLNTPGGEVVPSDDIRRAVVEFDGPAIAYTTDVCGSGGYWIASGCDELLAREASLVGSIGVIGSRVNATELADRVGLSYERLAAGEYKDAGVPLKEMEEHERAYLQGLIDDFYSQFVERVAEGRELSEEEVRATEARVYVGEEALDLGLVDALGTREDAEDRLGELLDVEPEVREFEPERGMMARLSGGGATIAYAFGAGVASVVGESDREIDVRL is encoded by the coding sequence ATGAACGCGAGCGGGATCGGACGGCTGGCCGTTTCGGTGCTCGGCGCGGTGCTCGCCGCCGCCGTCGGCTACGTGCTGTTCTTCGAACTGCCGACGACGGGCGTCGAACTCGTCGGGGTCCTGTTGGTGATCGCCACGGGGCTGCTCGGCCTGCGGATCGCGGGCCGGATCGGCGAGGACGCCTTCAGCACCTACAACGTCGCACAGGTGGCGGTCGAGGGGCCCATCAGCCGCGACGGCGGCGGCGGGCGGTTCCCGAGCGGACCACAGACGACGCCGACCGACGACGTCGTCGAGCAGATCGAGGCCGCGGACGAGGACGACAGCGTCGAGGGGCTGCTTGTGAAGCTCAACACCCCCGGCGGCGAGGTCGTCCCGAGCGACGACATCCGGCGGGCGGTCGTCGAGTTCGACGGGCCCGCGATCGCCTACACGACCGACGTCTGTGGCAGCGGCGGCTACTGGATCGCGAGCGGCTGCGACGAGCTGCTGGCCCGCGAGGCCAGTCTGGTCGGGAGCATCGGCGTGATCGGCTCGCGGGTCAACGCGACCGAGCTCGCCGATCGGGTGGGCCTCTCGTACGAGCGACTGGCGGCCGGCGAGTACAAGGACGCCGGCGTCCCGCTGAAGGAGATGGAGGAGCACGAACGCGCCTACCTCCAGGGGCTGATCGACGACTTCTACAGCCAGTTCGTCGAACGCGTCGCCGAAGGACGGGAGCTGAGCGAGGAGGAGGTCCGCGCGACCGAGGCCCGTGTCTACGTCGGCGAGGAGGCGCTGGATCTGGGACTGGTCGACGCGCTCGGCACGCGCGAGGACGCCGAGGACCGCCTCGGCGAGCTCCTCGACGTCGAGCCCGAGGTCCGCGAGTTCGAACCCGAGCGCGGGATGATGGCCCGACTCTCGGGCGGCGGTGCGACGATCGCCTACGCCTTCGGCGCGGGGGTCGCGAGCGTCGTCGGCGAGTCGGACCGCGAGATCGACGTGCGCCTGTAG
- a CDS encoding nucleotidyltransferase family protein, which yields MDALVFAAGRGTRLRPHTDDVPKPLLQVAGEPLLAHCLRAAVDYVDRIVLVVGYRDAEIEARFGDEFSGIPIEYARQESREGLAHAVLAAEEYVEGDVLTINGDNVFEGDLSGLVDRHHEPGVDGTVLLDRVERNEAEATARCDLAEDGTIRGIETAVGEAPEAGYIAAGAQTHDGTALLDACRSVERSKNDEYELTEALASLVEQGRYVGVEPDGWHLNVNTPADLDEARRRFAGE from the coding sequence ATGGACGCGCTCGTCTTCGCCGCGGGCCGCGGCACGCGGCTCCGACCCCACACCGACGACGTACCGAAACCCCTGCTACAGGTGGCCGGCGAGCCCCTGCTCGCGCACTGTCTGCGCGCGGCCGTCGACTACGTCGACCGAATCGTCTTAGTCGTCGGCTACCGGGACGCGGAAATCGAGGCGCGATTCGGCGACGAGTTCTCCGGAATCCCGATCGAGTACGCCCGCCAGGAGAGCCGCGAGGGGCTGGCCCACGCTGTGCTCGCGGCCGAAGAGTACGTCGAGGGCGACGTGCTGACGATCAACGGCGACAACGTCTTCGAGGGCGACCTCTCCGGACTCGTCGACCGTCATCACGAGCCCGGCGTCGACGGGACCGTCCTGCTCGATCGGGTCGAGCGCAACGAGGCCGAGGCGACCGCGCGCTGTGACCTCGCGGAGGACGGCACGATCCGCGGGATCGAGACCGCCGTCGGCGAGGCGCCCGAGGCGGGCTACATCGCCGCCGGCGCCCAGACACATGACGGGACGGCGCTGCTCGACGCCTGCCGGTCGGTCGAGCGCTCGAAGAACGACGAGTACGAGCTGACCGAGGCGCTCGCCTCGCTCGTCGAACAGGGGCGGTACGTCGGCGTCGAACCCGACGGCTGGCATCTGAACGTCAACACCCCGGCGGATCTCGACGAAGCGCGGCGGCGTTTCGCGGGGGAGTGA
- a CDS encoding class I SAM-dependent methyltransferase: MRRFDADYLESTRRGMWEEVGALADLELDSRTRIADVGCGTGELTRVLDRESPAAVVGIDADRDLLKTVREHVPTLAGDATRLPLIDGAVDLVTCQALLINLSEPRLAVEEFVRVSADLVCAIEPDNGGVEVESTVEGEAALARRARERYIEGVGTDVTLGADGKELFEAAGLSDVRTRRYDHEKTVKAPYDEAALEGAKRKATGAGIESDRETMLAGDLGSTGFDELRAEWREMGREAIEQMQTGEYERVERVPFYVTVGRVDP, encoded by the coding sequence ATGCGCCGGTTCGACGCCGACTATCTCGAATCGACCCGCCGGGGGATGTGGGAGGAGGTCGGGGCGCTCGCGGACCTCGAACTGGATAGTAGAACGCGGATCGCGGACGTCGGCTGTGGGACCGGCGAGCTGACGCGCGTGCTCGACCGCGAGAGCCCTGCCGCCGTGGTCGGGATCGACGCCGACCGAGACCTCTTGAAGACGGTCCGCGAGCACGTCCCGACCCTGGCGGGCGACGCGACCCGCCTGCCCCTGATCGATGGCGCGGTCGACCTCGTGACCTGCCAGGCCCTGCTGATCAACCTTTCCGAGCCCCGCTTAGCGGTCGAGGAGTTCGTCCGCGTCTCCGCCGACCTCGTCTGTGCGATCGAACCCGACAACGGCGGGGTGGAGGTCGAGTCGACGGTGGAAGGGGAGGCGGCGCTCGCGCGGCGCGCGCGCGAGCGGTACATCGAGGGCGTCGGGACGGACGTCACGCTCGGGGCCGATGGGAAGGAGCTGTTCGAGGCGGCCGGACTGTCGGACGTTCGGACCCGGCGGTACGACCACGAGAAGACGGTGAAGGCGCCCTACGACGAGGCGGCCCTCGAGGGCGCGAAGCGCAAGGCGACGGGCGCGGGGATCGAGAGCGACCGGGAGACGATGCTTGCGGGGGACCTCGGATCCACGGGGTTCGACGAGCTGCGCGCCGAGTGGCGCGAGATGGGCCGCGAGGCGATCGAGCAGATGCAGACCGGCGAGTACGAGCGCGTCGAGCGGGTGCCCTTCTACGTGACCGTCGGCCGGGTCGATCCGTAG
- a CDS encoding DUF373 family protein: MSTLVVCLDRSGRITEAAGVAPPVVGWEAVRSLVIDVGLADPEDSRVNCLLETLRVARELRDGDERVTVAVVSGETDSVGAGRSIAAQIEALRSDHDVDSAVIVTDSADDERFVPVIESRLSVDSVDRVVVRQARDIESTYYLLKQFLGDEELRQTTLVPLGLALLVFPVLLTFMGPVIAVASITAVFGLFLIYKGLGIDAYLSRIAAGVRDALYSGQVSVVTYAVGAGLALIGVFVGLLGVSGHDGGGVFVPAMRFTFDSVPWLAMAALAASAGRLLDEAMRDEPLASSSLNLPFGVIALGLVVRGFSAYFLQRSDALAPTAVPPIDVGVVSVEGFALSPLQRLAAFVVAGVVVSLVGVRVATRFGGATPEATPTD; the protein is encoded by the coding sequence GTGAGTACGTTGGTGGTGTGTCTCGACCGGTCGGGCAGGATCACGGAGGCCGCGGGCGTCGCCCCGCCGGTCGTCGGCTGGGAGGCGGTGCGCTCGCTCGTGATCGACGTCGGCCTCGCGGACCCGGAGGACTCGCGGGTTAACTGTCTGCTCGAGACCCTCCGTGTGGCCCGCGAGCTCCGCGACGGCGACGAACGGGTGACCGTCGCGGTCGTCTCCGGGGAGACCGACTCGGTCGGGGCGGGCCGGTCGATCGCCGCCCAGATCGAGGCGCTGCGTTCGGATCACGACGTCGACTCGGCGGTCATCGTCACCGACAGCGCCGACGACGAGCGGTTCGTTCCCGTGATCGAGAGCCGGCTGTCGGTCGACTCGGTCGACCGGGTCGTCGTGCGCCAGGCCCGCGACATCGAGTCGACCTACTACCTGCTCAAGCAGTTCCTCGGCGACGAGGAGCTGCGCCAGACGACGCTCGTCCCGCTCGGGCTGGCGCTGCTCGTCTTCCCCGTCCTGCTCACCTTCATGGGGCCGGTGATCGCCGTCGCCTCGATCACGGCCGTCTTCGGGCTCTTCCTCATCTACAAGGGGCTGGGGATCGACGCGTATCTCTCGCGGATCGCCGCCGGCGTCCGGGACGCGCTCTACTCGGGGCAGGTCTCGGTGGTGACCTACGCCGTCGGCGCCGGTCTCGCGCTGATCGGCGTCTTCGTCGGCCTGCTGGGCGTCTCGGGGCACGACGGGGGCGGCGTCTTCGTCCCCGCGATGCGCTTTACCTTCGACAGCGTCCCCTGGCTCGCGATGGCCGCGCTGGCCGCGAGCGCGGGCCGGCTGCTCGACGAGGCGATGCGCGACGAGCCCCTGGCGAGCTCCTCGCTCAACCTCCCCTTCGGCGTGATCGCGCTCGGGCTCGTCGTCCGGGGGTTCTCGGCGTACTTCCTCCAGCGAAGCGACGCGCTGGCGCCGACGGCGGTCCCGCCGATCGACGTCGGCGTCGTCTCCGTCGAGGGGTTCGCGCTCTCGCCGCTCCAGCGACTCGCCGCCTTCGTCGTCGCCGGCGTCGTCGTCAGCCTCGTCGGCGTTCGCGTGGCGACGCGCTTCGGGGGCGCCACGCCGGAGGCGACGCCGACGGACTGA
- a CDS encoding coiled-coil protein: MVDESKNIEVSDSDLESDSKGQLIKLAGKLRDRRNDLNQMASERASKRDDLNAKTREKVDEAQEHREKRDELNEQVQEHKQKRNELNAEANELFDEVEGRKSDLELDDGKGLEELEEEIEQLEFKQQTEVLSTEDERELIEKIENKREEYRERQEKLEGNDDLEGLVDEAEEVRSEASQHHQKVTELADQAQEHHNQMIEAYREADDIRDDADEMHEAFVEVQEAADQHHEDFVRVQKRLRELDKKEEEARKSNREQEREEAKEEAEEIYQKFKEGETLDTEDLMKLQKSGLL, translated from the coding sequence ATGGTAGACGAAAGCAAGAACATCGAGGTCAGCGACTCCGACCTCGAAAGCGACTCGAAAGGACAGCTCATCAAACTCGCCGGCAAGCTTCGGGACCGACGAAACGACCTCAACCAGATGGCCTCGGAGCGCGCCTCCAAGCGCGACGACCTGAACGCCAAGACGCGCGAGAAGGTCGACGAGGCCCAGGAACACCGCGAGAAGCGCGACGAGCTCAACGAGCAGGTCCAGGAACACAAACAGAAACGCAACGAGCTCAACGCGGAGGCAAACGAGCTGTTCGACGAGGTCGAGGGCCGCAAGTCGGACCTCGAGCTCGATGACGGCAAGGGCCTCGAGGAGCTCGAGGAGGAGATCGAGCAGCTCGAGTTCAAACAGCAGACCGAGGTCCTCTCGACCGAGGACGAGCGCGAGCTCATCGAGAAGATCGAGAACAAGCGCGAGGAGTACCGCGAGCGCCAGGAGAAGCTCGAGGGCAACGACGACCTCGAGGGTCTCGTCGATGAGGCCGAAGAGGTCCGCTCGGAGGCCTCACAGCACCACCAGAAGGTCACGGAGCTCGCCGACCAGGCCCAGGAGCACCACAACCAGATGATCGAGGCCTACCGCGAGGCCGACGACATCCGTGACGACGCCGACGAGATGCACGAGGCGTTCGTCGAGGTTCAGGAGGCCGCCGACCAGCACCACGAGGACTTCGTCCGCGTTCAGAAGCGCCTGCGCGAGCTGGACAAGAAGGAGGAGGAAGCCCGCAAGTCCAACCGCGAACAGGAGCGCGAGGAGGCAAAGGAGGAGGCCGAGGAGATCTATCAGAAGTTCAAGGAGGGCGAGACGCTCGACACCGAGGACCTGATGAAGCTCCAGAAGTCCGGCCTGCTCTAG
- a CDS encoding deoxyribonuclease IV, which translates to MHVGAHVSIAGGVDNAVSRQLDVGGNCGQIFTTSPQVWARPDIAEEEAERFREETEGELDGPWVIHSSYLVNLCTPKEDLREKSVASMQAELDAAEQLDIEFVNVHLGAHTGAGVEGGLENAASALDALDVPDGVTILIESDAGSGTKLGGEFEHLAEVLEASEQELDVCIDTAHAFAAGYDLSTTEGVRETVEEFDEVVGLENLRCIHLNDSKHACGTNKDEHAHVGEGLIGIEGMAAVINHPDLAEVPLVLETPTEDGKSYEWNIDRVRELRE; encoded by the coding sequence ATGCACGTCGGAGCACACGTCTCGATCGCCGGCGGCGTCGACAACGCCGTTTCCCGCCAGCTCGACGTCGGCGGCAACTGCGGACAGATCTTCACCACCTCCCCGCAGGTCTGGGCCCGGCCCGACATCGCCGAGGAGGAGGCAGAGCGCTTCCGCGAGGAAACGGAAGGGGAGCTCGACGGTCCGTGGGTGATCCATTCCTCCTATCTCGTGAACCTCTGTACGCCCAAGGAGGACCTCCGCGAGAAGTCGGTCGCGAGCATGCAGGCCGAACTCGACGCCGCCGAACAGTTGGACATCGAGTTCGTCAACGTCCATCTCGGCGCCCATACCGGCGCGGGCGTCGAGGGCGGGCTCGAGAACGCCGCGAGCGCGCTCGACGCGCTCGACGTTCCCGACGGGGTAACGATCCTGATCGAGAGCGACGCCGGCTCGGGAACGAAACTCGGCGGGGAGTTCGAGCATCTCGCCGAGGTACTCGAAGCCAGCGAGCAGGAGCTCGACGTCTGTATCGACACCGCCCACGCCTTCGCCGCGGGCTACGACCTTTCCACTACGGAGGGAGTCCGTGAGACCGTCGAGGAGTTCGACGAGGTCGTGGGACTGGAGAACCTGCGGTGTATCCACCTCAACGACTCGAAGCACGCCTGCGGGACGAACAAGGACGAGCACGCCCACGTCGGCGAGGGCCTGATCGGCATCGAGGGAATGGCGGCGGTCATCAACCACCCCGATCTCGCCGAGGTCCCGCTGGTGCTCGAGACGCCCACGGAGGACGGCAAGAGCTACGAGTGGAACATCGACCGGGTTCGGGAGCTCCGGGAGTAG
- a CDS encoding DUF4442 domain-containing protein produces the protein MFDALRARISRHVFNWFPAYWGTGGRITHIAPDWQEVWIELPLNWRTKNYVGTTYGGSMYGAVDPVYMMMLIRTLGEEYVVWDKEAEIRFKKPGRDTLYATFRLPDEELDAIRAALERTDSTDRVYSVDLVDEEGVTHATVRKTLHVTTDQGKAA, from the coding sequence ATGTTCGACGCCCTCCGCGCGCGGATCTCCCGACACGTCTTCAACTGGTTTCCGGCCTATTGGGGCACCGGCGGCCGGATCACCCACATCGCCCCCGACTGGCAGGAGGTCTGGATCGAGCTCCCGCTGAACTGGCGGACGAAGAACTACGTCGGCACCACCTACGGCGGCAGCATGTACGGCGCGGTCGATCCGGTCTACATGATGATGCTGATCCGCACCCTCGGCGAGGAGTACGTCGTCTGGGACAAGGAGGCCGAGATCCGCTTCAAGAAGCCGGGGCGGGACACGCTGTACGCCACCTTCCGGCTCCCCGACGAGGAGCTCGACGCCATCCGCGCGGCGCTCGAACGGACCGACTCGACCGACCGCGTCTACAGCGTCGACCTCGTCGACGAGGAGGGTGTTACCCACGCGACGGTCCGCAAGACGCTCCACGTCACGACCGATCAGGGGAAGGCGGCCTGA
- the ftsZ gene encoding cell division protein FtsZ: MQDIVRDALDNAEEEQKRKSELSEADEFGDPRIVIVGCGGAGNNTVNRLYNIGVDGAETVAINTDKQHLQMIEADTKILVGKSLTNGLGAGGDPEMGERATEMATGTIEEVLGDADLVFVTAGMGGGTGTGAAPVVSKIAKSQGAIVVGMVSTPFNVERARTVKAEEGLEKLRNEADSIIVLDNNRLLDYVPNLPIGKAFSVMDQIIAETVKGISETITQPSLINLDYADMTAIMNQGGVAVMLVGETQDKNKTEEVVNDAMNHPLLDVDYRGASGGLVHITGGPDLTLKEAEGIADNITERLEASANVIWGARIQEEYKGKVRVMAIMTGVQSAQILGPSTQKQADRSRASIDGRQVDAGAQSDGGQDEREKNNGLDVIR, translated from the coding sequence ATGCAGGACATCGTTCGTGACGCGCTCGACAACGCCGAGGAAGAACAGAAACGGAAGAGCGAGCTGAGCGAGGCCGACGAGTTCGGCGATCCTCGTATAGTGATCGTCGGCTGTGGCGGCGCCGGCAACAACACGGTCAACCGGCTGTACAACATCGGCGTCGACGGCGCCGAGACGGTCGCGATCAACACCGACAAACAGCACCTCCAGATGATCGAGGCCGACACGAAGATCCTCGTCGGCAAGTCCCTGACCAACGGGCTCGGTGCCGGCGGCGACCCCGAGATGGGCGAGCGCGCCACCGAGATGGCCACGGGCACGATCGAGGAGGTCCTCGGCGACGCCGACCTCGTCTTCGTTACTGCCGGTATGGGCGGCGGCACCGGCACCGGCGCCGCGCCCGTCGTCTCGAAGATCGCCAAAAGCCAGGGCGCGATCGTCGTCGGCATGGTCTCGACGCCGTTCAACGTCGAGCGCGCCCGTACGGTGAAAGCCGAGGAGGGCCTCGAGAAGCTCCGTAACGAGGCCGACTCGATCATCGTGCTCGACAACAACCGCCTGCTCGACTACGTCCCGAACCTACCCATCGGAAAGGCGTTCTCGGTGATGGACCAGATCATCGCCGAGACCGTCAAGGGGATCAGCGAGACGATCACCCAGCCCTCGCTGATCAACCTCGACTACGCCGACATGACCGCGATCATGAACCAGGGCGGCGTCGCGGTGATGCTCGTCGGCGAGACCCAGGACAAGAACAAGACCGAGGAGGTCGTCAACGACGCGATGAACCACCCGCTGCTGGACGTCGACTATCGCGGCGCCTCGGGCGGGCTCGTCCACATCACCGGCGGCCCCGACCTCACGCTGAAGGAAGCAGAGGGCATCGCGGACAACATCACCGAACGCCTGGAGGCCAGCGCCAACGTCATCTGGGGCGCGCGCATCCAGGAGGAGTACAAGGGCAAGGTGCGAGTGATGGCGATCATGACGGGCGTTCAGAGCGCCCAGATCCTCGGGCCGAGCACGCAGAAGCAGGCCGACCGCTCGCGGGCCTCGATCGACGGCCGGCAGGTCGACGCCGGCGCCCAGAGCGACGGCGGCCAGGACGAACGCGAGAAGAACAACGGGCTGGACGTCATCCGCTGA